In Vigna angularis cultivar LongXiaoDou No.4 chromosome 8, ASM1680809v1, whole genome shotgun sequence, one DNA window encodes the following:
- the LOC108322546 gene encoding protein WHAT'S THIS FACTOR 1, chloroplastic, translated as MALCLPLSFSNPKPVASLSSSFVHGGTKPASFSINEKLKTGNRLQNVSVSISCSSIKLVHDRALDKHVVMKYRVRLFQKLKTLLLSKSKHYIPIHILCKCRSYLGLPKPRSILSMIHRYPSIFELFNMSWPPKPLNPTKLHPKLCVRLTPTTAAVAAEELAFQSSISNMLAAKLQKLLMLSSRRKLLLSKLVHFAPHLGIPPNFRSRLCNDHPEKFRTVDTPYGRALELVSWDVNLAKCLPPRASRDPRFVVDRPLKFKQLRLRKGLNLKRRHQDFLLRFEEMPEVYPYRNPAEAFSKELLEAEKRSCAVVREILAMTIEKRTLIDHLTHFRKDFGFPNKLRGMIIRHPELFDVSLKGQRHSVFLVEGFGEKGDLLEKEEILSIQDKWMDLARESKRMRRERRKSRFRKDIGSLNEADQNNSDNDDDYDDNIGIDNFENVYDDGFENIFEELDFEAEDDDDDDQEDKIFSQSNYGEFWTTEPFPIQHGLDEPQMQPW; from the coding sequence ATGGCACTTTGCCTCCCTCTTTCATTCAGCAATCCCAAACCAGTTGCTTCCCTAAGTTCCAGTTTCGTTCATGGCGGAACAAAACCTGCATCTTTTTCGATCAACGAGAAATTGAAAACGGGTAACCGTCTCCAAAATGTCTCTGTTTCAATTTCTTGTTCCTCTATAAAACTTGTCCATGACCGTGCACTCGATAAGCATGTTGTCATGAAGTATAGGGTTAGGttatttcaaaagttaaaaacttTACTTCTCTCTAAATCGAAACATTATATTCCAATTCATATTCTGTGTAAATGTCGTTCTTATCTTGGTCTTCCCAAGCCTCGTTCTATACTTTCTATGATTCATAGATATCCATCCATTTTTGAACTCTTCAATATGTCATGGCCTCCCAAACCACTCAATCCTACCAAGTTACATCCCAAACTCTGTGTTCGATTGACCCCAACTACGGCTGCTGTTGCTGCTGAGGAACTGGCTTTTCAATCTTCCATTTCCAACATGTTGGCTGCGAAACTGCAAAAGCTTCTTATGCTATCTTCTCGCCGCAAGTTACTTCTGTCCAAATTGGTTCACTTTGCTCCACATCTTGGTATCCCTCCTAATTTTAGGTCCAGGTTGTGCAATGATCATCCGGAGAAATTCAGGACTGTTGACACGCCCTATGGTCGTGCACTTGAGCTTGTATCTTGGGATGTCAACTTGGCAAAGTGTTTGCCGCCTCGTGCATCCCGTGATCCTCGTTTCGTAGTTGATCGTCCTTTGAAGTTCAAGCAATTGAGGCTTCGAAAGGGGCTTAATTTAAAGAGACGTCACCAAGATTTTTTGCTGAGATTTGAAGAAATGCCAGAAGTTTACCCCTATAGGAATCCTGCTGAGGCTTTTTCCAAGGAATTGTTAGAGGCAGAAAAGAGATCTTGTGCAGTAGTAAGGGAGATTCTTGCAATGACAATTGAAAAGAGGACTTTAATAGACCACTTGACTCATTTCAGAAAGGACTTTGGCTTCCCAAACAAGTTGAGAGGGATGATAATAAGGCACCCGGAATTGTTTGATGTGAGTTTGAAAGGGCAACGACATTCAGTTTTCTTGGTGGAGGGGTTTGGTGAGAAGGGTGACTTATTGGAGAAGGAAGAGATTTTATCCATACAGGATAAATGGATGGACTTGGCTAGGGAGTCTAAGAGAATGAGACgagagagaaggaagagtaGGTTTAGGAAAGATATTGGCAGCTTGAATGAAGCTGATCAAAATAATTCTGACAATGATGATGATTATGATGATAATATTGGGATCGACAATTTTGAGAATGTGTATGATGATGGTTTTGAGAATATATTTGAGGAGTTGGATTTCGAGgctgaggatgatgatgatgatgatcaagAAGACAAGATTTTCTCCCAAAGCAATTATGGAGAATTCTGGACTACGGAACCTTTCCCTATTCAACATGGTTTGGATGAACCTCAGATGCAGCCTTGGTAG